Proteins co-encoded in one Medicago truncatula cultivar Jemalong A17 chromosome 8, MtrunA17r5.0-ANR, whole genome shotgun sequence genomic window:
- the LOC112417117 gene encoding proteinaceous RNase P 2, whose protein sequence is METTKRLNPTTKMTTTKKKKTNQTPENKFQFELNSCSKSKDFRGAVSLFDDAVSNNTRVNQHHLNALLYLCSNAVTDPSLKQLALDYGFRIFNHMSSLNITPNEATVATVARLAAANGDGNRAFELVKNIGNYNVAPRLRTYDPALFCFCELLDADKAYEVEEHMNSVGVSLEEAEIAALLKVSAKKGRADRVYMYLHKLRSGVTCVEESTATVIEEWFQSSEAREVGEGDLDVTRVREAVLRNGGGWHGLGWVGKGDWVVSRMSVDDDGICCGCGEQLVCVDIDDEEMEKFASSVAALAVEREVKANFSEFQGWLEKHGCYEAIVDGANVGLYQQNFADGGFSTNQLDDVVKELYNQSGKKWPLVVLHNKRVKGLMENPSSRKLVEEWMKNGVLYTTPNGSNDDWYWLYATVKLRCLLVTNDEMRDHIFELLGSNFFNQWKERHQVHYTFVKGNLKLQMPPPYSLVIQESEKGSWHVPLAVDTSNESSKPWLCITRASADDATTASNGVDTSGNNHIHIDQPQKIADEVLSLDSQVIENNSTSVTGKRKERSDPS, encoded by the exons ATGGAAACAACAAAACGTTTAAACCCCACAACAAAAATGACAACaaccaagaagaagaaaaccaaTCAAACCCCAGAGAACAAATTCCAATTCGAGCTCAATTCATGTTCCAAATCAAAGGACTTTCGCGGCGCAGTCTCTTTATTTGATGATGCTGTTTCAAACAACACCCGTGTCAACCAACACCACCTCAACGCACTACTCTACCTCTGTTCCAACGCTGTCACAGACCCTTCCCTTAAACAACTCGCCTTAGATTACGGTTTTCGCATATTCAACCACATGTCCTCCCTAAACATCACCCCTAACGAAGCCACTGTTGCCACTGTCGCGAGACTCGCTGCAGCTAATGGTGATGGTAATCGTGCAtttgaattggtgaagaatATTGGTAATTACAATGTTGCCCCTAGGCTACGGACTTACGATCCTGCATTGTTCTGCTTTTGTGAATTACTTGATGCTGATAAAGCCTATGAAGTTGAGGAACATATGAATAGTGTTGGGGTTAGTTTGGAAGAAGCGGAAATTGCAGCACTTTTGAAGGTTAGTGCGAAGAAGGGTAGGGCTGATAGGGTTTACATGTATCTCCACAAGCTAAGGAGTGGTGTGACGTGTGTAGAGGAATCGACGGCGACGGTTATTGAGGAGTGGTTTCAGAGCAGCGAGGCGCGTGAGGTTGGTGAGGGGGATTTGGATGTGACGAGGGTTAGGGAGGCGGTTTTGAGGAATGGAGGAGGGTGGCATGGTTTAGGGTGGGTTGGAAAAGGGGATTGGGTTGTGTCGAGAATGAGTGTTGATGATGATGGGATTTGTTGTGGATGTGGTGAGCAATTGGTTTGTGTGGATATTGATGATGAGGAGATGGAGAAATTTGCTTCGTCTGTTGCGGCATTGGCTGTGGAGCGTGAGGTCAAGGCAAATTTTAGTGAATTTCAG GGATGGCTTGAGAAACATGGCTGTTATGAAGCCATAGTGGATGGTGCAAATGTTGGGCTCTACCAGCAAAATTTTGCTGACGGTGGATTTAGCACTAATCAG CTTGATGATGTTGTGAAAGAATTGTACAATCAGAGTGGGAAAAAATGGCCGTTGGTTGTCCTGCACAACAAGCGTGTGAAAGGGCTGATGGAAAATCCTTCCAGCCGAAAACTGGTAGAGGAGTGGATGAAAAACGGTGTGCTATATACAACTCCAAATGGATCGAATGATGATTG GTATTGGCTCTATGCTACTGTAAAACTCAGGTGTTTGCTTGTGACAAATGATGAAATGCGAGATCACATATTTGAACTCCTGGGAAGCAACTTTTTCAACCAGTGGAAAGAAAGACATCAG GTTCACTACACTTTTGTTAAGGGGAACTTGAAACTTCAGATGCCACCACCATATTCGTTGGTAATCCAG GAATCAGAGAAAGGATCATGGCATGTGCCTTTGGCAGTGGACACTAGCAACGAGTCTTCAAAACCTTGGCTGTGCATTACACGGGCAAGTGCTGATGATGCTACTACTGCTTCTAATGGTGTGGATACTTCTGGAAATAATCACATTCATATTGACCAGCCACAAAAAATAGCAGATGAAGTCCTTAGCTTAGATTCCCAAGTCATTGAGAATAACAGTACTTCTGTGACTggtaaaagaaaagagagatcTGATCCTTCCTGA
- the LOC120577746 gene encoding putative cyclin-B3-1 isoform X1, translated as MVTLKVKSRLGSTRPSESRPTVGGGKNFKVFSENDRIQVGDGSTMTSVREVGAASRKSAIAANKGVISNATSNSKGDFKSMEKSSKTYGASGNMNARKALTDVTNAQGSSTTAAKRNISKIKVSAGSKTKTVGIPLRKSFTVREIRSPSHGGVQLDAPSGGLRVSLGDRKNSSSNGGQPVATKDRFARKPMLPTTTSTSRKSLPVTGLRASLGDQKNSSNGGQSVATKDRFARKPMLPTTTSTSRKSLPVPRRVNRVEMNNTKENAGSSETANGQRGLPSKLTTGRRVSSQLTNARSNLWKTRVSDGFVQMVTSNAYQVSSRKSVKPVVKTTVKASTSQRTLKSKSISGQNKSKPTSTIASKDEEKVTSSLSDNSSVVFSNDANQRHQPSDGECSLKIDLSELIPENNLVVISDDTNQRHQPSDGESSLKTDLSELIPRKSSSRRKSYTTSLMEKSKILKENGEVREQDNLPSIDDECNHLEVSEYIDAIYQYYWVTEAHSQALSNYMSIQTEITPHMRGVLVNWLIEVHFKYDLMPETLYLTVTLLDQYLSQVHIKTSDMQLVGLTSLLLASKYEDFWHPRVKDLISISAESYTRDQMLGMEKLILRKLKFRLNAPTPYVFLIRFLKAAQSDMKLEHMAFFLIDLCLVEYEALAFKPSLLCASALYVARCTLQITPSWTPLLQKHARYEVSQIRDCADMILKFHKAAGKGKLTVAYEKYSRKELGGVAAVKPLDRLPR; from the exons ATGGTTACTCTCAAG GTAAAATCCAGATTGGGCTCAACACGACCCTCTGAATCGCGTCCAActg TGGGTGGTGGTAAGAATTTCAAGGTTTTTTCCGAAAATGATCGGATTCAAGTTGGTGATGGGTCTACCAT GACATCTGTGAGAGAAGTTGGCGCAGCTTCAAG AAAGAGTGCTATAGCAGCTAATAAAGGGGTTATATCGAATGCTACCAGTAACTCAAAG GGTGATTTCAAAAGCATGGAGAAAAGTAGCAAAACATATGGAGCTTCTG GAAATATGAATGCGAGAAAGGCATTGACTGATGTTACCAATGCTCAAGGAAGCTCTACGACAGCTGCTAAGCGTAATATCTCCAAAATTAA GGTTTCAGCAggttcaaaaactaaaacagtGGGCATCCCTTTGAGGAAATCTTTTACG GTTAGAGAAATAAGAAGTCCTAGTCATGGTGGAGTTCAATTAGATGCTCCCAGTGGAG GTTTAAGGGTTTCTTTAGGTGATCGGAAGAATAGTTCATCAAATGGAGGTCAACCAGTTGCCACAAAGGATAG GTTTGCAAGGAAGCCTATGTTACCTACAACTACAAG CACTTCAAGGAAGTCTCTGCCAGTTACAGGTTTAAGAGCTTCTTTAGGTGATCAGAAGAATAGTTCAAATGGAGGTCAATCAGTTGCCACAAAGGATAG gtTTGCAAGGAAACCTATGTTACCTACAACTACAAG CACTTCAAGGAAGTCTCTGCCAGTTCCAAGGAGGGTAAACAGGGTAGAGATGAATAACACAAAG GAAAATGCTGGAAGTTCTGAAACAGCCAATGGCCAAAGGGGTCTTCCAA GTAAGCTAACAACAGGAAGAAGAGTTAGTTCCCAACTAACTAATGCAAGGAGCAATCTATGGAAGACTAGAGTTAGTGATGGCTTTGTTCAAAT GGTTACAAGTAATGCTTACCAAGTCTCCTCAAGAAAATCCGTCAAG CCTGTTGTTAAGACCACAGTCAAGGCTTCTACATCTCAGAGGACTCTCAAATCTAAATCCATATCAGGCCAGAACAAATCAAAACCAACTAGTACAATTGCCTCTAAGGATGAGGAAAAAGTTACTTCGTCTCTTTCTGATAACAGTTCAGTGGTCTTTTCCAATGATGCAAATCAAAGACATCAACCATCTGATGGGGAGTGCAGTCTGAAAATAGATTTATCAGAGTTGATTCCTGAGAATAATTTAGTTGTCATCTCTGATGACACAAATCAAAGACATCAACCATCTGATGGGGAGAGCAGTCTGAAAACGGATTTATCGGAGTTGATTCCAAGAAAAAGTTCCAGCCGTCGGAAATCTTATACAACTTCATTAATGGAAAAATCTAAG ATTCTCAAGGAAAATGGTGAAGTTAGGGAGCAGGATAACCTACCAAGTATAGACGATGAATGTAATCATCTAGAAGTTTCTGAATACATCGATGCTATATATCAGTACTATTGGGTTACTGAG GCACATAGCCAAGCTCTATCAAATTACATGTCAATTCAGACAGAGATTACTCCTCATATGCGGGGAGTATTGGTCAACTGGCTAATTGAG GTGCACTTCAAATATGATTTGATGCCCGAAACACTATATCTGACAGTGACATTGTTGGATCAATATCTGTCCCAAGTGCATATAAAAACGAGTGATATGCAGTTAGTTGGTCTTACATCACTTTTGTTGGCATCAAAGTATGAGGACTTTTGGCATCCAAGG GTAAAGGATTTGATTAGCATCTCAGCTGAGTCGTATACAAGAGATCAAATGCTTGGAATG GAAAAGCTTATTCTTAGAAAATTGAAGTTCCGTCTTAATGCTCCCACTCCTTACGTTTTTCTGATAAGGTTTCTCAAGGCTGCACAATCAGATATGAAG CTTGAACACATGGCATTCTTTCTCATTGACCTATGCTTAGTTGAATATGAAGCTTTAGCGTTCAAGCCTTCATTACTATGCGCATCAGCTCTCTATGTCGCGCGCTGTACACTGCAAATAACCCCATCATGGACACCGCTACTTCAAAAGCATGCACGTTATGAAGTTTCACAGATCAG GGATTGTGCTGATATGATACTGAAATTCCATAAAGCTGCTGGGAAGGGAAAGTTAACGGTggcttatgaaaaatattccAGAAAGGAGCTCGGTGGGGTTGCAGCAGTTAAACCGTTGGATAGACTTCCCCGTTGA
- the LOC120577746 gene encoding putative cyclin-B3-1 isoform X3 — protein sequence MVTLKVKSRLGSTRPSESRPTVGGGKNFKVFSENDRIQVGDGSTMTSVREVGAASRKSAIAANKGVISNATSNSKGDFKSMEKSSKTYGASGNMNARKALTDVTNAQGSSTTAAKRNISKIKVSAGSKTKTVGIPLRKSFTVREIRSPSHGGVQLDAPSGGLRVSLGDRKNSSSNGGQPVATKDRFARKPMLPTTTSTSRKSLPVPRRVNRVEMNNTKENAGSSETANGQRGLPSKLTTGRRVSSQLTNARSNLWKTRVSDGFVQMVTSNAYQVSSRKSVKPVVKTTVKASTSQRTLKSKSISGQNKSKPTSTIASKDEEKVTSSLSDNSSVVFSNDANQRHQPSDGECSLKIDLSELIPENNLVVISDDTNQRHQPSDGESSLKTDLSELIPRKSSSRRKSYTTSLMEKSKILKENGEVREQDNLPSIDDECNHLEVSEYIDAIYQYYWVTEAHSQALSNYMSIQTEITPHMRGVLVNWLIEVHFKYDLMPETLYLTVTLLDQYLSQVHIKTSDMQLVGLTSLLLASKYEDFWHPRVKDLISISAESYTRDQMLGMEKLILRKLKFRLNAPTPYVFLIRFLKAAQSDMKLEHMAFFLIDLCLVEYEALAFKPSLLCASALYVARCTLQITPSWTPLLQKHARYEVSQIRDCADMILKFHKAAGKGKLTVAYEKYSRKELGGVAAVKPLDRLPR from the exons ATGGTTACTCTCAAG GTAAAATCCAGATTGGGCTCAACACGACCCTCTGAATCGCGTCCAActg TGGGTGGTGGTAAGAATTTCAAGGTTTTTTCCGAAAATGATCGGATTCAAGTTGGTGATGGGTCTACCAT GACATCTGTGAGAGAAGTTGGCGCAGCTTCAAG AAAGAGTGCTATAGCAGCTAATAAAGGGGTTATATCGAATGCTACCAGTAACTCAAAG GGTGATTTCAAAAGCATGGAGAAAAGTAGCAAAACATATGGAGCTTCTG GAAATATGAATGCGAGAAAGGCATTGACTGATGTTACCAATGCTCAAGGAAGCTCTACGACAGCTGCTAAGCGTAATATCTCCAAAATTAA GGTTTCAGCAggttcaaaaactaaaacagtGGGCATCCCTTTGAGGAAATCTTTTACG GTTAGAGAAATAAGAAGTCCTAGTCATGGTGGAGTTCAATTAGATGCTCCCAGTGGAG GTTTAAGGGTTTCTTTAGGTGATCGGAAGAATAGTTCATCAAATGGAGGTCAACCAGTTGCCACAAAGGATAG GTTTGCAAGGAAGCCTATGTTACCTACAACTACAAG CACTTCAAGGAAGTCTCTGCCAGTTCCAAGGAGGGTAAACAGGGTAGAGATGAATAACACAAAG GAAAATGCTGGAAGTTCTGAAACAGCCAATGGCCAAAGGGGTCTTCCAA GTAAGCTAACAACAGGAAGAAGAGTTAGTTCCCAACTAACTAATGCAAGGAGCAATCTATGGAAGACTAGAGTTAGTGATGGCTTTGTTCAAAT GGTTACAAGTAATGCTTACCAAGTCTCCTCAAGAAAATCCGTCAAG CCTGTTGTTAAGACCACAGTCAAGGCTTCTACATCTCAGAGGACTCTCAAATCTAAATCCATATCAGGCCAGAACAAATCAAAACCAACTAGTACAATTGCCTCTAAGGATGAGGAAAAAGTTACTTCGTCTCTTTCTGATAACAGTTCAGTGGTCTTTTCCAATGATGCAAATCAAAGACATCAACCATCTGATGGGGAGTGCAGTCTGAAAATAGATTTATCAGAGTTGATTCCTGAGAATAATTTAGTTGTCATCTCTGATGACACAAATCAAAGACATCAACCATCTGATGGGGAGAGCAGTCTGAAAACGGATTTATCGGAGTTGATTCCAAGAAAAAGTTCCAGCCGTCGGAAATCTTATACAACTTCATTAATGGAAAAATCTAAG ATTCTCAAGGAAAATGGTGAAGTTAGGGAGCAGGATAACCTACCAAGTATAGACGATGAATGTAATCATCTAGAAGTTTCTGAATACATCGATGCTATATATCAGTACTATTGGGTTACTGAG GCACATAGCCAAGCTCTATCAAATTACATGTCAATTCAGACAGAGATTACTCCTCATATGCGGGGAGTATTGGTCAACTGGCTAATTGAG GTGCACTTCAAATATGATTTGATGCCCGAAACACTATATCTGACAGTGACATTGTTGGATCAATATCTGTCCCAAGTGCATATAAAAACGAGTGATATGCAGTTAGTTGGTCTTACATCACTTTTGTTGGCATCAAAGTATGAGGACTTTTGGCATCCAAGG GTAAAGGATTTGATTAGCATCTCAGCTGAGTCGTATACAAGAGATCAAATGCTTGGAATG GAAAAGCTTATTCTTAGAAAATTGAAGTTCCGTCTTAATGCTCCCACTCCTTACGTTTTTCTGATAAGGTTTCTCAAGGCTGCACAATCAGATATGAAG CTTGAACACATGGCATTCTTTCTCATTGACCTATGCTTAGTTGAATATGAAGCTTTAGCGTTCAAGCCTTCATTACTATGCGCATCAGCTCTCTATGTCGCGCGCTGTACACTGCAAATAACCCCATCATGGACACCGCTACTTCAAAAGCATGCACGTTATGAAGTTTCACAGATCAG GGATTGTGCTGATATGATACTGAAATTCCATAAAGCTGCTGGGAAGGGAAAGTTAACGGTggcttatgaaaaatattccAGAAAGGAGCTCGGTGGGGTTGCAGCAGTTAAACCGTTGGATAGACTTCCCCGTTGA
- the LOC120577746 gene encoding putative cyclin-B3-1 isoform X2 encodes MVTLKVKSRLGSTRPSESRPTVGGGKNFKVFSENDRIQVGDGSTMTSVREVGAASRKSAIAANKGVISNATSNSKGDFKSMEKSSKTYGASGNMNARKALTDVTNAQGSSTTAAKRNISKIKVSAGSKTKTVGIPLRKSFTVREIRSPSHGGVQLDAPSGGLRVSLGDRKNSSSNGGQPVATKDRFARKPMLPTTTSTSRKSLPVTGLRASLGDQKNSSNGGQSVATKDRFARKPMLPTTTRKSLPVPRRVNRVEMNNTKENAGSSETANGQRGLPSKLTTGRRVSSQLTNARSNLWKTRVSDGFVQMVTSNAYQVSSRKSVKPVVKTTVKASTSQRTLKSKSISGQNKSKPTSTIASKDEEKVTSSLSDNSSVVFSNDANQRHQPSDGECSLKIDLSELIPENNLVVISDDTNQRHQPSDGESSLKTDLSELIPRKSSSRRKSYTTSLMEKSKILKENGEVREQDNLPSIDDECNHLEVSEYIDAIYQYYWVTEAHSQALSNYMSIQTEITPHMRGVLVNWLIEVHFKYDLMPETLYLTVTLLDQYLSQVHIKTSDMQLVGLTSLLLASKYEDFWHPRVKDLISISAESYTRDQMLGMEKLILRKLKFRLNAPTPYVFLIRFLKAAQSDMKLEHMAFFLIDLCLVEYEALAFKPSLLCASALYVARCTLQITPSWTPLLQKHARYEVSQIRDCADMILKFHKAAGKGKLTVAYEKYSRKELGGVAAVKPLDRLPR; translated from the exons ATGGTTACTCTCAAG GTAAAATCCAGATTGGGCTCAACACGACCCTCTGAATCGCGTCCAActg TGGGTGGTGGTAAGAATTTCAAGGTTTTTTCCGAAAATGATCGGATTCAAGTTGGTGATGGGTCTACCAT GACATCTGTGAGAGAAGTTGGCGCAGCTTCAAG AAAGAGTGCTATAGCAGCTAATAAAGGGGTTATATCGAATGCTACCAGTAACTCAAAG GGTGATTTCAAAAGCATGGAGAAAAGTAGCAAAACATATGGAGCTTCTG GAAATATGAATGCGAGAAAGGCATTGACTGATGTTACCAATGCTCAAGGAAGCTCTACGACAGCTGCTAAGCGTAATATCTCCAAAATTAA GGTTTCAGCAggttcaaaaactaaaacagtGGGCATCCCTTTGAGGAAATCTTTTACG GTTAGAGAAATAAGAAGTCCTAGTCATGGTGGAGTTCAATTAGATGCTCCCAGTGGAG GTTTAAGGGTTTCTTTAGGTGATCGGAAGAATAGTTCATCAAATGGAGGTCAACCAGTTGCCACAAAGGATAG GTTTGCAAGGAAGCCTATGTTACCTACAACTACAAG CACTTCAAGGAAGTCTCTGCCAGTTACAGGTTTAAGAGCTTCTTTAGGTGATCAGAAGAATAGTTCAAATGGAGGTCAATCAGTTGCCACAAAGGATAG gtTTGCAAGGAAACCTATGTTACCTACAACTACAAG GAAGTCTCTGCCAGTTCCAAGGAGGGTAAACAGGGTAGAGATGAATAACACAAAG GAAAATGCTGGAAGTTCTGAAACAGCCAATGGCCAAAGGGGTCTTCCAA GTAAGCTAACAACAGGAAGAAGAGTTAGTTCCCAACTAACTAATGCAAGGAGCAATCTATGGAAGACTAGAGTTAGTGATGGCTTTGTTCAAAT GGTTACAAGTAATGCTTACCAAGTCTCCTCAAGAAAATCCGTCAAG CCTGTTGTTAAGACCACAGTCAAGGCTTCTACATCTCAGAGGACTCTCAAATCTAAATCCATATCAGGCCAGAACAAATCAAAACCAACTAGTACAATTGCCTCTAAGGATGAGGAAAAAGTTACTTCGTCTCTTTCTGATAACAGTTCAGTGGTCTTTTCCAATGATGCAAATCAAAGACATCAACCATCTGATGGGGAGTGCAGTCTGAAAATAGATTTATCAGAGTTGATTCCTGAGAATAATTTAGTTGTCATCTCTGATGACACAAATCAAAGACATCAACCATCTGATGGGGAGAGCAGTCTGAAAACGGATTTATCGGAGTTGATTCCAAGAAAAAGTTCCAGCCGTCGGAAATCTTATACAACTTCATTAATGGAAAAATCTAAG ATTCTCAAGGAAAATGGTGAAGTTAGGGAGCAGGATAACCTACCAAGTATAGACGATGAATGTAATCATCTAGAAGTTTCTGAATACATCGATGCTATATATCAGTACTATTGGGTTACTGAG GCACATAGCCAAGCTCTATCAAATTACATGTCAATTCAGACAGAGATTACTCCTCATATGCGGGGAGTATTGGTCAACTGGCTAATTGAG GTGCACTTCAAATATGATTTGATGCCCGAAACACTATATCTGACAGTGACATTGTTGGATCAATATCTGTCCCAAGTGCATATAAAAACGAGTGATATGCAGTTAGTTGGTCTTACATCACTTTTGTTGGCATCAAAGTATGAGGACTTTTGGCATCCAAGG GTAAAGGATTTGATTAGCATCTCAGCTGAGTCGTATACAAGAGATCAAATGCTTGGAATG GAAAAGCTTATTCTTAGAAAATTGAAGTTCCGTCTTAATGCTCCCACTCCTTACGTTTTTCTGATAAGGTTTCTCAAGGCTGCACAATCAGATATGAAG CTTGAACACATGGCATTCTTTCTCATTGACCTATGCTTAGTTGAATATGAAGCTTTAGCGTTCAAGCCTTCATTACTATGCGCATCAGCTCTCTATGTCGCGCGCTGTACACTGCAAATAACCCCATCATGGACACCGCTACTTCAAAAGCATGCACGTTATGAAGTTTCACAGATCAG GGATTGTGCTGATATGATACTGAAATTCCATAAAGCTGCTGGGAAGGGAAAGTTAACGGTggcttatgaaaaatattccAGAAAGGAGCTCGGTGGGGTTGCAGCAGTTAAACCGTTGGATAGACTTCCCCGTTGA
- the LOC120577709 gene encoding ribosomal RNA large subunit methyltransferase I isoform X1: protein MKQLLTKSLSVCSLPSTLQQIASHQPKGVAKVVLKKGKTQLFKDGNPMVYSGAVDRIIGRPPPKTGDIVLVSDGTEKPIGWGLYNSVSMFSVRLMQLEDEATSDLACALNMEKLLQTRIDAAVELRRRLGLPSVHTNAYRLINSEGDRLSGLIVDVFGDIAVVASSAAWVEKYKSEIETCIRKINYINHINWRPSIDILKEDGVNVSDSTEMLSSTCPERTKIMENGIVYTISLKGQKTGFYADQRESRQFISRVSDGQKVLDLCCYSGGFALNAVRGGALNVTGVDSSLPALELAKENVALNNIDPGRISFLKEDATQFMKGALMRDESWDIVIIDPPKLAPSKKVLHGASGMYRNLNSLAMQLTKRGGLLMTCSCSGAVTQSGIFMRILQGAASMAKRKITVLRDAGAACDHPIDPSYPEGAYLTNILLRVS from the exons ATGAAGCAGTTACTCACCAAATCCCTCTCCGTTTGTTCTTTGCCATCCACCCTTCAACAAATTGCTTCTCATCAACCCAAAG GTGTTGCAAAGGTTGTGCTAAAGAAGGGGAAGACGCAACTCTTTAAGGATGGAAACCCAATGGTATACAGTGGAGCTGTCGATAGAATTATCGGTAGGCCGCCTCCTAAGACAGGCGATATTGTTCTAGTATCAGATGGGACTGAGAAACCAATAGGCTGGGGCTTGTACAACTCGGTTTCTATGTTCTCTGTTCGGCTCATGCAGCTTGAAGACGAAGCTACCAG tGATTTAGCATGTGCATTGAACATGGAGAAACTGCTTCAAACAAGAATTGACGCTGCTGTTGAATTGCGTAGAAGGTTGGGTCTTCCCTCTGTCCATACGAATGCGTATCGTCTAATCAATAGTGAGGGTGACAG ATTATCAGGGTTGATTGTTGATGTATTTGGAGATATAGCTGTGGTAGCGTCATCTGCTGCTTGGGTTGAGAAGTACAAATCAGAGATAGAGACATGCATAAGGAAAATAAACTATATCAATCATATAAATTGGAGGCCAtctattgatattttaaaggaAGACGGAGTTAATGTGTCTGATTCAACGGAAATGCTTTCATCTACTTGTCCTGAAAGAACGAAG ATTATGGAAAATGGAATTGTGTACACAATTTCACTGAAAGGACAGAAGACTGGGTTCTATGCAGATCAGCGCGAGAGTCGCCAGTTTATATCAAGAGTTTCAGATGGTCAAAAGGTTCTTGATCTTTGTTGCTATAGTGGTGGTTTTGCTCTAAATGCAGTGCGTGGTGGTGCTCTAAATGTCACCG GTGTTGACTCATCGCTGCCAGCTCTTGAGCTTGCTAAAGAAAATGTTGCACTTAACAACATTGATCCAGGAAGAATATCCTTTTTGAAAGAAGATGCAACTCAATTTATGAAGGGAGCTCTTATGAGAGATGAATCTTGGGATATTGTCATCATTGATCCTCCTAAACTGGCACCTTCGAAAAAG GTTCTACATGGTGCATCAGGTATGTACAGAAATTTGAATTCGTTAGCCATGCAACTTACAAAAAGAGGTGGTCTTTTGATGACCTGTTCCTGTTCTGGAGCTGTGACCCAAAGTGGCATATTCATGCGTATCCTACAG GGTGCAGCATCTATGGCAAAGAGAAAAATCACTGTTCTAAGAGATGCTGGAGCTGCTTGTGATCATCCTATTGATCCATCATACCCGGAAGGCGCATACCTAACCAACATTCTGTTGAGAGTTTCATAG
- the LOC120577709 gene encoding ribosomal RNA large subunit methyltransferase I isoform X2, whose amino-acid sequence MLYRLGLVGVAKVVLKKGKTQLFKDGNPMVYSGAVDRIIGRPPPKTGDIVLVSDGTEKPIGWGLYNSVSMFSVRLMQLEDEATSDLACALNMEKLLQTRIDAAVELRRRLGLPSVHTNAYRLINSEGDRLSGLIVDVFGDIAVVASSAAWVEKYKSEIETCIRKINYINHINWRPSIDILKEDGVNVSDSTEMLSSTCPERTKIMENGIVYTISLKGQKTGFYADQRESRQFISRVSDGQKVLDLCCYSGGFALNAVRGGALNVTGVDSSLPALELAKENVALNNIDPGRISFLKEDATQFMKGALMRDESWDIVIIDPPKLAPSKKVLHGASGMYRNLNSLAMQLTKRGGLLMTCSCSGAVTQSGIFMRILQGAASMAKRKITVLRDAGAACDHPIDPSYPEGAYLTNILLRVS is encoded by the exons ATGTTATATCG TTTGGGTTTGGTAGGTGTTGCAAAGGTTGTGCTAAAGAAGGGGAAGACGCAACTCTTTAAGGATGGAAACCCAATGGTATACAGTGGAGCTGTCGATAGAATTATCGGTAGGCCGCCTCCTAAGACAGGCGATATTGTTCTAGTATCAGATGGGACTGAGAAACCAATAGGCTGGGGCTTGTACAACTCGGTTTCTATGTTCTCTGTTCGGCTCATGCAGCTTGAAGACGAAGCTACCAG tGATTTAGCATGTGCATTGAACATGGAGAAACTGCTTCAAACAAGAATTGACGCTGCTGTTGAATTGCGTAGAAGGTTGGGTCTTCCCTCTGTCCATACGAATGCGTATCGTCTAATCAATAGTGAGGGTGACAG ATTATCAGGGTTGATTGTTGATGTATTTGGAGATATAGCTGTGGTAGCGTCATCTGCTGCTTGGGTTGAGAAGTACAAATCAGAGATAGAGACATGCATAAGGAAAATAAACTATATCAATCATATAAATTGGAGGCCAtctattgatattttaaaggaAGACGGAGTTAATGTGTCTGATTCAACGGAAATGCTTTCATCTACTTGTCCTGAAAGAACGAAG ATTATGGAAAATGGAATTGTGTACACAATTTCACTGAAAGGACAGAAGACTGGGTTCTATGCAGATCAGCGCGAGAGTCGCCAGTTTATATCAAGAGTTTCAGATGGTCAAAAGGTTCTTGATCTTTGTTGCTATAGTGGTGGTTTTGCTCTAAATGCAGTGCGTGGTGGTGCTCTAAATGTCACCG GTGTTGACTCATCGCTGCCAGCTCTTGAGCTTGCTAAAGAAAATGTTGCACTTAACAACATTGATCCAGGAAGAATATCCTTTTTGAAAGAAGATGCAACTCAATTTATGAAGGGAGCTCTTATGAGAGATGAATCTTGGGATATTGTCATCATTGATCCTCCTAAACTGGCACCTTCGAAAAAG GTTCTACATGGTGCATCAGGTATGTACAGAAATTTGAATTCGTTAGCCATGCAACTTACAAAAAGAGGTGGTCTTTTGATGACCTGTTCCTGTTCTGGAGCTGTGACCCAAAGTGGCATATTCATGCGTATCCTACAG GGTGCAGCATCTATGGCAAAGAGAAAAATCACTGTTCTAAGAGATGCTGGAGCTGCTTGTGATCATCCTATTGATCCATCATACCCGGAAGGCGCATACCTAACCAACATTCTGTTGAGAGTTTCATAG